From Epinephelus lanceolatus isolate andai-2023 chromosome 5, ASM4190304v1, whole genome shotgun sequence, the proteins below share one genomic window:
- the adat1 gene encoding tRNA-specific adenosine deaminase 1, translating to MPDCLHLNVPVRFNMVNADEIAKLCYERFNQLPRRGKPEPGREWTLLAAVVKVTRCANSDTVKREVVSLGTGTKCIGRTAMSPNGDVLNDSHAEVIARRGCIRYLIQELHRAVSGGDSSVLCKADQWGKWRLQPGVSFLFFTSHTPCGDAAIIPMADSQSQPCPPVTSVKNHEGTDGRGNLKRKDEEPSEGKNIKRPRLEEQETVETKLEDRGDTKQPFLSNSSQSEDPSQSNSADTPVETVSQDSAQLTTKTRDPDSDRAGLHPQVSDIHRTGAKCVSGAPADPLHPGVGYHSTGVLRVKPGRGEPTLSLSCSDKLARWGVLGFQGALLSHYLQEALYFSTVVVGKCPYNQEVMQRALVTRCSRVLDLPAGFSVCPPLLLQSGLEFPFSQAQTELRHQAGQGRISPCGAAISWCNVAEQPLDVTANGYKHGVTKKAFGTAKVRSLLCKVELFHSFLSLVAATDPSALPDSLRGAELQTYWDYKQASQLYQQAWQQLHCQAFPLWPRNDRNLLLFH from the exons ATGCCCGACTGCCTTCATTTAAACGTCCCTGTCCGGTTTAACATGGTGAACGCGGATGAAATCGCCAAGTTGTGCTACGAGCGTTTCAACCAGCTGCCCCGGAGAGGGAAGCCTGAGCCGGGCAGAGAGTGGACCCTGCTGGCCGCTGTGGTCAAAGTCACCCGGTGTGCTAACTCTGACACAG ttAAGAGGGAGGTTGTTTCTCTGGGAACTGGGACTAAATGTATTGGACGGACAGCGATGAGTCCCAATG GTGATGTTCTTAATGACAGCCATGCAGAAGTCATTGCTAGAAGGGGATGCATCAG gTACCTGATCCAGGAGCTGCACAGGGCTGTGAGTGGTGGGGACAGCTCTGTGTTATGTAAGGCAGATCAGTGGGGGAAGTGGAGGCTTCAGCCAGGAGTTTCCTTTCTCTTCTTTACCAGTCACACTCCCT GTGGTGATGCCGCCATCATCCCTATGGCTGACAGCCAGTCTCAGCCCTGCCCTCCTGTCACATCTGTAAAAAACCATGAAGGGACCGACGGAAGAGGAAACCTGAAAAGGAAAGATGAGGAACCAAGTGAAGGGAAAAACATTAAACGGCCCCGTCTGGAGGAAcaggagacagtggagacaaagctagaggacagaggagacacaaaacaacccttCCTTTCAAATTCATCTCAAAGTGAAGATCCATCACAGAGTAACTCTGCAGACACACCTGTGGAAACTGTCTCACAAGATTCAGCCCAGCTGACAACAAAAACCAGAGACCCTGACTCTGACAGGGCTGGACTGCATCCACAGGTCTCAGACATTCACAGAACTGGAGCCAAGTGTGTCTCGGGTGCCCCAGCCGACCCTCTGCACCCTGGGGTGGGATACCATAGCACAGGGGTTCTCCGGGTGAAGCCTGGACGAGGAGAGCCGACTCTGTCCCTCTCCTGCAGTGACAAGCTGGCCCGCTGGGGAGTGCTGGGCTTCCAGGGTGCACTGCTGTCCCACTACCTTCAGGAGGCGCTCTACTTCAGCACGGTGGTGGTGGGGAAGTGTCCATACAACCAAGAAGTTATGCAGAGAGCTTTGGTCACAAG GTGCTCCCGTGTATTGGACCTCCCCGCTGGTTTCTCTGTGTGTCCACCTCTCCTGCTCCAGTCTGGCCTGGAGTTCCCCTTCAGCCAGGCCCAGACCGAGCTCCGACACCAGGCTGGACAGGGACGAATCTCCCCCTGTGGAGCAG CCATCAGTTGGTGTAATGTGGCTGAACagccactagatgtcactgcCAACGGCTACAAACACGGAGTCACCAAGAAGGCCTTCGGCACAGCTAAAGTCAG GTCTCTTCTGTGTAAAGTGGAGCTTTTTCATTCATTCCTGTCTCTGGTAGCAGCCACTGACCCCTCAGCACTTCCCGACTCCCTCAG gggagcagagctgcagacctACTGGGACTACAAGCAGGCATCCCAGTTGTACCAGCAGGCCTGGCAGCAGCTTCACTGCCAGGCCTTTCCTCTGTGGCCACGCAATGACAGAAATCTCCTGCTCTTCCACTGA